In Vigna radiata var. radiata cultivar VC1973A chromosome 3, Vradiata_ver6, whole genome shotgun sequence, the following proteins share a genomic window:
- the LOC106757567 gene encoding magnesium-chelatase subunit ChlH, chloroplastic: MASLVSSPFTLPSSKPDQLHSLAQKRLFLHSFLPKKAGYNGSSKSSLRVKCAAVGNGLFTQTSPEVRRIVPENDQNLPTVKIVYVVLEAQYQSSLTAAVLALNSKRKHASFEVVGYLVEELRDASTYETFCKDLEDANVFIGSLVFVEELALKIKAAVEKERDRLDAVLVFPSMPEVMRLNKLGSFSMSQLGQSKSPFFQLFKRKKPQSAGFADSMLKLVRTLPKVLKYLPSDKAQDARLYILSLQFWLGGSPDNLQNFLKMISGSYIPALKGTKIEYSEPVLYLDNGIWHPLAPCMYDDVKEYLNWYGTRRDANEKLKSSNAPVIGLVLQRSHIVTGDDGHYVAVIMELEARGAKVIPIFAGGLDFSGPVEKFFIDPITKKPFVNSVVSLTGFALVGGPARQDHPRAVEALMKLDVPYIVALPLVFQTTEEWLNSTLGLHPIQVALQVALPELDGGMEPIVFAGRDPKTGKSHALHKRVEQLCIRAIRWAELKRKSKEEKKLAITVFSFPPDKGNVGTAAYLNVFASIYSVMKELKQDGYNVDGLPETPEALIEDVIHDKEAQFSSPNLNVAYKMSVREYQNLTPYSTALEENWGKPPGNLNADGENLLVYGKQYGNVFIGVQPTFGYEGDPMRLLFSKSASPHHGFAAFYSFVEKIFKADAVLHFGTHGSLEFMPGKQVGMSDVCYPDSLIGNIPNVYYYAANNPSEATIAKRRSYANTISYLTPPAENAGLYKGLKQLSELISSYQSLKDTGRGAQIVSSIISTAKQCNLDKDVTLPDEGEEIPPKERDLVVGKVYSKIMEIESRLLPCGLHVIGEPPSALEAVATLVNIAALDRPEDNISSLPSILAETVGRDIEDVYRGSNKGILKDVELLRQITEASRGAITAFVERTTNSKGQVVDVADKLTSILGFGINEPWIQYLSNTKFYRADREKLRILFMFLGECLKLVVADNEVGSLKQALEGKYVEPGPGGDPIRNPKVLPTGKNIHALDPQAIPTTAAMQSAKIVVDRLIERQKVENGGKYPETIALVLWGTDNIKTYGESLAQVLWMIGVMPVADTLGRVNRVEPVSLEELGRPRIDVVVNCSGVFRDLFINQMNLLDRAVKMVAELDEPAEQNYVRKHALEQAQALGVEVREAATRIFSNASGSYSSNINLAVENSSWNDEKQLQDMYLSRKSFAFDCDAPGAGMTEKRKVFEMALSTADATFQNLDSSEISLTDVSHYFDSDPTNLVQNLRKDGKKPSAYIADTTTANAQVRTLSETVRLDARTKLLNPKWYEGMLSTGYEGVREIEKRLTNTVGWSATSGQVDNWVYEEANTTFIQDEQMLNKLMNTNPNSFRKLVQTFLEANGRGYWETAEENIEKLRQLYSEVEDKIEGIDR, encoded by the exons ATGGCTTCTTTAGTATCTTCACCGTTTACTCTACCAAGCTCTAAACCTGACCAGCTTCATTCTCTTGCCCAAAAGCgtctttttcttcattctttccTTCCCAAGAAGGCTGGTTATAATGGTAGCTCAAAATCCTCTCTGAGAGTGAAATGCGCTGCCGTTGGCAATGGTCTATTCACCCAAACCAGCCCAGAAGTTCGTAGAATTGTCCCAGAGAATGACCAAAACTTGCCAACGGTTAAAATTGTGTATGTGGTCCTTGAGGCCCAGTATCAATCATCTCTCACTGCTGCAGTCCTGGCTCTCAACAGTAAAAGGAAACATGCTTCCTTTGAGGTTGTGGGTTACTTGGTTGAGGAGCTTCGAGACGCTTCAACGTATGAGACTTTCTGCAAGGACTTGGAGGATGCTAACGTCTTCATTGGGTCTTTGGTTTTTGTGGAGGAGCTTGCTCTCAAGATCAAAGCTGCAGTGGAGAAAGAAAGGGACAGGCTTGATGCAGTTTTGGTGTTTCCATCAATGCCTGAAGTGATGAGGCTTAACAAATTGGGTTCCTTCAGCATGTCACAGCTTGGGCAATCTAAGAGCCCCTTTTTCCAGCTCTTCAAGAGAAAGAAGCCTCAGTCTGCTGGCTTTGCCGACAGCATGTTGAAGCTTGTGAGGACATTGCCAAAGGTTTTGAAGTATTTGCCAAGTGATAAAGCTCAGGACGCCAGGCTCTATATACTGAGTCTACAATTTTGGCTTGGAGGATCTCCTGATAACTTGCAGAACTTCCTGAAAATGATTAGTGGATCTTATATTCCAGCACTGAAAGGTACAAAGATCGAGTATTCTGAGCCGGTTTTGTACTTGGACAATGGAATTTGGCACCCTTTGGCTCCTTGTATGTACGATGATGTGAAGGAGTATTTGAATTGGTATGGTACTAGAAGGGATGCAAATGAGAAGCTGAAGTCTTCGAATGCACCTGTCATTGGTTTGGTTTTGCAAAGGAGTCATATCGTGACTGGTGATGATGGACACTATGTGGCTGTGATCATGGAGCTGGAAGCTAGAGGGGCTAAGGTCATTCCCATTTTTGCTGGTGGACTTGACTTTTCAGGGCCAGTGGAGAAATTCTTCATTGATCCAATTACGAAGAAACCGTTTGTGAATTCTGTAGTATCCCTCACTGGCTTTGCTCTTGTCGGAGGGCCAGCAAGACAGGACCATCCAAGGGCAGTTGAGGCTTTGATGAAACTTGATGTGCCTTACATTGTTGCCCTGCCACTGGTGTTTCAGACAACAGAAGAATGGCTCAACAGCACTCTTGGTCTGCATCCAATACAGGTTGCTCTTCAAGTTGCTCTGCCTGAGCTAGATGGAGGCATGGAGCCAATTGTTTTTGCTGGTCGAGATCCTAAAACAG GAAAATCTCACGCTCTTCATAAGAGAGTGGAGCAACTCTGCATCAGGGCAATCAGATGGgctgaattgaaaagaaaatcaaag gaagagaagaaactagCAATCACCGTCTTCAGTTTCCCTCCGgacaaaggaaatgtgggaactGCTGCCTATCTGAATGTCTTTGCCTCCATATACTCAGTTATGAAAGAACTAAAACAAGATGGTTATAATGTTGACGGCCTTCCAGAGACTCCAGAAGCTTTGATTGAAGACGTAATTCATGACAAAGAAGCTCAATTCAGCAGTCCAAATTTGAACGTTGCTTACAAAATGAGCGTCCGAGAGTACCAAAATTTGACTCCTTATTCCACGGCACTGGAAGAGAATTGGGGGAAACCCCCTGGCAATCTGAATGCAGATGGAGAAAATCTGTTGGTATATGGGAAACAATACGGTAATGTCTTCATAGGTGTTCAGCCTACATTTGGCTATGAAGGGGATCCAATGAGGCTGCTTTTCTCCAAATCTGCCAGCCCTCATCATGGATTTGCAGCATTTTATTCATTTGTTGAGAAAATCTTCAAAGCTGATGCTGTGCTTCATTTTGGTACGCATGGTTCCCTTGAATTCATGCCTGGAAAACAGGTGGGGATGAGTGATGTCTGTTATCCTGACAGTCTAATTGGTAATATTCCAAATGTGTATTACTATGCTGCAAACAACCCTTCTGAGGCCACCATAGCCAAGCGCAGAAGTTATGCAAACACCATTAGCTATCTGACTCCTCCAGCGGAAAATGCTGGACTGTACAAAGGTCTTAAGCAGTTAAGTGAGCTCATCTCCTCATATCAGTCCCTCAAAGACACCGGCCGTGGGGCACAAATTGTGAGTTCAATTATCAGCACAGCTAAACAGTGTAATCTTGACAAAGATGTGACACTACCAGATGAGGGTGAGGAGATCCCACCTAAAGAGCGTGATCTGGTGGTTGGAAAGGTGTATTCCAAGATCATGGAGATCGAGTCTCGTCTGCTACCTTGTGGGCTTCATGTCATTGGAGAGCCTCCCTCAGCTTTGGAAGCAGTTGCTACACTGGTGAACATTGCTGCACTTGATCGTCCTGAAGATAATATTTCTTCTCTTCCATCAATATTAGCTGAAACTGTTGGAAGAGATATAGAAGATGTGTACAGAGGAAGTAACAAAGGAATATTGAAGGATGTAGAACTTCTTAGGCAAATAACAGAGGCGTCACGTGGAGCAATTACTGCCTTTGTGGAGCGCACTACCAATAGTAAGGGTCAAGTTGTTGATGTAGCTGATAAGCTTACCTCAATCCTTGGATTTGGCATAAATGAGCCATGGATTCAGTACTTGTCAAACACCAAATTTTACCGAGCTGATAGGGAAAAACTTAGAATCTTGTTTATGTTCCTGGGAGAATGCTTGAAGTTGGTTGTGGCTGATAATGAAGTGGGAAGTTTAAAGCAAGCCTTGGAAGGTAAATATGTGGAGCCAGGGCCTGGTGGTGACCCAATCAGAAATCCTAAAGTTTTGCCAACGGGAAAGAATATCCATGCCTTGGACCCACAAGCTATTCCTACAACTGCTGCAATGCAGAGTGCTAAAATAGTGGTAGATAGGTTGATTGAGAGGCAGAAAGTTGAGAATGGTGGAAAATATCCCGAGACAATTGCCCTTGTATTGTGGGGAActgataatattaaaacatatggTGAATCACTGGCTCAAGTCTTGTGGATGATTGGTGTGATGCCGGTGGCTGATACCCTTGGTCGGGTAAATCGGGTGGAACCTGTAAGCCTTGAAGAGCTTGGAAGGCCTAGGATTGATGTTGTTGTTAACTGCTCAGGAGTGTTTAGAGACCTTTTCATCAATCAG ATGAACCTTCTAGACAGAGCAGTGAAAATGGTTGCTGAATTAGATGAACCAGCAGAGCAAAACTATGTAAGAAAGCATGCGTTAGAACAAGCTCAAGCCCTTGGAGTTGAAGTTCGAGAGGCAGCAACAAGGATCTTCTCCAATGCCTCCGGCTCCTACTCCTCAAACATAAACCTGGCTGTGGAGAATTCCTCATGGAATGATGAGAAGCAGCTTCAGGACATGTATCTTAGCAGAAAGTCTTTTGCCTTTGATTGTGATGCCCCTGGTGCTGGCATGactgagaaaagaaaagtttttgaGATGGCTCTCAGCACAGCAGATGCCACATTCCAAAACCTTGATTCATCAGAAATTTCCCTCACTGATGTTAGTCATTACTTTGACTCTGATCCAACTAATCTGGTTCAAAATCTAAGGAAAGATGGGAAGAAGCCCAGTGCATACATTGCCGATACAACTACAGCCAATGCTCAG GTTCGCACACTTTCTGAGACAGTTAGACTTGACGCAAGAACCAAACTGTTGAACCCAAAGTGGTATGAAGGCATGTTGTCTACTGGGTATGAAGGTGTTCGTGAGATTGAGAAGAGACTAACCAATACAGTGGGATGGAGTGCAACTTCAGGCCAAGTTGACAACTGGGTGTACGAAGAAGCCAACACAACTTTCATTCAAGATGAGCAAATGCTGAACAAGCTCATGAACACTAATCCAAACTCCTTCAGGAAGCTGGTGCAGACATTCTTGGAAGCCAATGGACGTGGTTACTGGGAAACTGCAGAAGAGAATATCGAGAAGCTCAGGCAGTTGTATTCGGAGGTGGAAGACAAAATTGAAGGCATTGATCGTTAA